GGCCGAAACCGCTCGCACCAGCTCGTCCACTTCCAGGCTCGACATCAATGCCAGGGCCAGCTTGGGCCCCACCCCATTGAGGCGAATCAGTTCGCGAAAGAAATCACGGTCGCGCTTGCCAATGAAACCATAGAGCAATTGCGCATCTTCGCGCACCACCAGGTGGGTGTGCAGCGTCAGCGGCTCGCCCACCGACGGCAGGCGATACAGGGTGGTCATGGGCACTTCAAGCTCGTACCCCAACCCGTTTACATCCAGAATCAGGTGCGGCGGCTGTTTCTCAGCCAGGGTGCCGCGCAAGCGTCCAATCACGGTTCAGATCCTTAAAGCGTGGGGGCCAGATAAAGGCTGACCGCACATTTCGATTGCGCTGATGCTATCAGAGACGCAGGCGTCCGCCACGACTGCGTGCCGCGCCCAAGCCATGGGGCAGCAGGCTGGAGCGGGTGTGGGCGTGGCAAATGGCGATGGCCAGGGCGTCGGAGGCGTCGATCTGTGGCTTGGCGGTGAGTTTGAGCATGTGCATGACCATCATCTGCACCTGCTCCTTATTCGCCCCACCGGTACCGACGACCGCCTGCTTGACCTGGGTTGCGGTGTATTCGGCGATTTCCATGCCCTCCTCGGCCCCGGCCACAATCGCCGCGCCGCGGGCCTGGCCGAGTTTCAACGCCGAGTCGGCATTCTTGGCCATGAAGACTTTTTCGATGCCCATCGTCACCGGGCCGTAGGTCTGGATGACTTCACGCACGCCGCGATAAACGATCTGCAAGCGTTCGGCCAGTTCACCCGCGCCGGTGCGGATGCAGCCCGAGGCGACGTAGACGCAGCCACGCGGGGTCTGTTGCACCACGCCAAAACCGGTGATGCGCGAACCGGGGTCGATACCTAGGATTAAAGTCATAACGCCTGCGGGTTGGGTAAACACATTTCTGATACACCGAAGTTCACATGTGGGAGGGGGCTTGCCCCCGATGGTGGTGGTTCAGTCTATTTATAAGTAACTGACACACCAGCATCGGGGGCAAGCCCCCTCCCACATTTTGACCTCATCGCTTTTTAGACTAGCTGCTCGGCCACGGATTCCGGGATGTCGGCATTCGAATAAACGTTCTGCACGTCATCCAGGTCTTCGAGCATGTCCAGCAATTTCAACACTTTCTGCGCACCGTCCAGGTCCAGTTCGGCGCTGGTGGTCGGCAGCATCACGATTTCCGCGTCCGTGCCTTTGAAACCAGCAGCTTCAAGGGCGTTACGCACCGCGTAGAAGCTGGCGAACGAGGTGAATACGTCGATGGAGCCGTCTTCGTTGGTGACCACGTCGTCGGCGTCCGCCTCCATCGCGGCTTCCATCAGCGCGTCTTCGTCCGTGCCAGGTGCAAAGCTGATCTGCCCCTTGCGCTCGAACAGGTAGGCCACCGAACCGTCGGTGCCCAGGTTGCCACCGCACTTGCTGAACGCATGTCGAACCGCCGCTGCGGTACGGTTGCGGTTGTCGGTCATGCATTCGACCATCACCGCCACGCCGCCCGGGCCGTAACCTTCATAGGTCAATTCGACCATGTCGTCGGTGTCGGCGGCGCCGGCACCACGGGCCACGGCACGGTCGATAATGTCGCGGCTCATGTTGGCGCCGAGCGCCTTGTCCAGCGCCAGGCGCAGACGCGGGTTGGAGCCCGGGTCGCCGCCACCCTGACGGGCGGCGACGGTCAGTTCGCGGATCCACTTGGTGAAAATCTTGCCTTTCTTGGCATCCTGACGCTCTTTGCGGTGCTTGATGTTCGCCCACTTGGAATGGCCAGCCATAACACAACTCCGAAATTCTCTAGAAACCTTTATCCATCCCGCTCCAGGCGGACGTCTCGTGTTAAGTGCAGCCCTTGTAACGCAAAGGCGCATCCGAAGATGCGCCTTTAAGACTGCGTAAACCTCAGTGCGCTTTCACGCAGCAGCCTTACTCAGCCTTCGGCGTCTCGCGCAGGCGGATGTGCAGTTCGCGCAATGCCTTGGCGTCCACCACACCCGGTGCCTGGGTCATGACGTCCGCAGCACTCTGGGTTTTCGGGAACGCGATCACTTCACGGATCGACTGGGCGCCGGTCATCAGCATCACCAGACGGTCCAGGCCGAAGGCCAAGCCACCGTGCGGTGGCGCACCGTACTTGAGGGCGTCGAGCAGGAAGCCGAACTTCTCTTCCTGTTCCGCTTCGTTGATGCCCAGCAGACGGAACACCGCTTGCTGCATCTCCTTGCGGTGGATACGGATCGAACCGCCACCCAGCTCGGTGCCGTTGAGCACCATGTCATAGGCACGGGACAGCGCGCCGGCCGGGTTGGCTTCCAGCTCCTGCGGCGAGCACTTCGGCGCGGTGAAGGGGTGGTGCAAGGCGCTGAAGCTGCCGTCGTCGTTCTCTTCGAACATCGGGAAGTCGACTACCCACATCGGTGCCCATTCGCAGGTCAGCAGGTTCAGGTCGTGACCCAGCTTGATGCGCAGCGCGCCCAGGGCTTCGCTGACGATCTTGGCCTTGTCGGCACCGAAGAACACGATATCGCCATCGACCGCACCGACGCGATCGAGGATCACGTTCAGGTTGGCTTCCGGGATGTTTTTCACGATCGGCGATTGCAGACCGTCAACACCGTTGGCGCGCTCGTTGACCTTGATGTACGCCAGGCCCTTGGCGCCGTAGATGCCGACGAACTTGGTGTAATCGTCGATCTGTTTGCGCGGCATGCTCGCGCCGCCAGGCACGCGCAGGGCGGCGATGCGGCATTTCGGGTCGTTGGCCGGGCCGCTGAACACCTTGAAGTCGACGTCCTTGAGCTGGTCGGCCACGTCCACCAGTTCCAGCGGGTTACGCAGGTCTGGCTTGTCGGAACCGTAACGGCGCATGGCCTCTTCGAAGGTCATGTGCGGGAATTCGCCGAACTCCAGGTCCAGCACTTCCTTGAACAGGTTGCGGATCATTTGTTCGGTGAGGCCCATGATCTCTTTTTCATCGAGGAAGCTGGTCTCGATGTCGATCTGGGTGAATTCAGGCTGGCGATCGGCGCGCAGGTCTTCGTCGCGGAAGCACTTGGCGATCTGGTAGTAACGGTCGAAGCCGGCCACCATCAGCAGCTGCTTGAACAATTGCGGCGATTGCGGCAACGCGAAGAACGAACCGGCGTGGGTGCGGCTCGGCACCAGGTAGTCACGCGCGCCTTCAGGCGTTGCACGGGTGAGAATCGGCGTTTCGACGTCGAGGAAACCGTTCTCGTCGAGGAAACGGCGGATGCTGGTGGTCATGCGCGAACGCAGACGCAGCTTCTCGGCCATTTCCGGGCGACGCAGGTCCAGGAAGCGATAACGCAGGCGGGTTTCCTCGCCAACGTCGGAATATTCGTTCAGTGGGAACGGCGGGGTTTCCGACTCGTTCAGCACTTCCAGCTCATAGCCCAGCACTTCGATGCCGCCGGACGCCATGTTCTTGTTCACGGCACCGGCCGGACGCAGGCGCACCTTGCCGGTGATTTTCACGACGTATTCGCTGCGCACGCGGTCGGCGGCGGCGAAGCTTTCGGCGCGGTCCGGATCGAACACCACCTGGGCCAGACCATCACGATCACGGATATCGAGGAAGATCACCCCGCCGTGGTCGCGGCGACGGTGAACCCATCCGCAAAGGGTGATTTCCTGACCTTCCAGGGTCTCGTTCAGTTGGCCGCAATAGTGGCTGCGCATCATGGTAGTGGTTTCACTTCTCGTAATTCGAAATTCGGTGGCAGGCCTGCCTCGTCACCGTACATTAAAGCAGGGGACGGATAATGCAGGAGCCTGCGCGTAGAGTTCAACTCAGTCTGCTTTGTCGCCGCCCGCCAGGTTCTTCTTGGCGCCGGTCTTGAAATCGGTCTCGTACCAGCCGCTGCCGCTCAGGCGAAAGCCCGGCATGGACAACATCTTCTTCAACTCAGGCGCCTGGCAGGCTGGGCAATCGACCAACGGCGCGGCGCTGATCTTCTGAATGGCTTCCAACTGATGACCACAGGAAGCACATTGATAGTCGTACATGGGCATGGAGATGTCTCGGCGATCAGATCGTTACTGCGCCACGCCCTGCCGTTGTGCATAAAGCCCCGGCATGCGCAGCAAAGCGCGGGATTATATCTGGTAAATCGAGGCAGCGCAGCCGGCTTTCTGCCCGGAACCCAGCCCGCCGGCAGGAAGGGCTGGGCCCTGGAACATCGAATCACATCGGCCCGTTGGCGCCAGGACGGTCTTTCAACACATGAACGACGCACACCACCCGCACCAGACCGCTGAAGTTCTTCACACCGCCATAACGCAAATGCACTTCCCGATCGACATAGGACAACAGCGCACTGACCGAGCAGGTGTTGAGGGTGGCTATCTCCGTAAGGATATTCCAATAGACCTGCTCAAGCCTCAGGCAGGTGGAAAACCCGTTGAGCCGCACCGACCGCGACAAGGGTCTGGCGAGCCCCATGTCGAACCCCTTAGCGAAAGGGTCGACCTTTATCTTGTGAAAACCGCAGGTTTCCACGCTCTTACCCAATCCACACGACATACACCTGACACTCCCTTGCCAAACCGCTGTCCACGGGTTTCTCCCATTGGACGATCAGCCTATAAAACAGCAGGAAGCGAGAAGCAGCCAGAAGACGCGGGAACCGGTTGTCGTAGGACAACGCCAGCAAGTAAGGGGAAATCCGTGAGCGGCGCCAGGGAGGCGCCGCCAGGGGTTGGACCGTTACTGGTTCTCGAGCAGCGAGCGCAGCATCCACGCGGTTTTCTCGTGCACCTGCATGCGCTGGGTCAGCAGGTCGGCCGTTGGCTCATCGCTGACCTTGTCGAGCAAGGGGAAAATGCCGCGCGCCGTGCGAGTGACAGCCTCCTGGCCAGCCACCAATTGCTTGATCATCTCTTCGGCGCTCGGCACACCCTCTTCTTCCTTGATCGAAGACAGACGGGCGTAGATCGAGTAGGCACCCGGCGCCGGGAAGCCCAGGGCACGGATACGCTCGGCAATGGAGTCCACGGCCAGCGCCAGTTCGTTGTACTGCTCTTCGAACATCAAGTGCAGCGTGCGGAACATGGGGCCCGTGACGTTCCAATGGAAATTGTGGGTCTTGAGGTACAGCACGTAGGTATCGGACAGCAGCCGTGAAAGTCCGTCGACGATGGATTTACGATCTTCTTCACTGATACCAATATCGATTGCCATGTTTTTCCCCTTCAATTGATGAGCATTCATTGATCAGGTGCAGGGTCACTCTAGCAAGAGTGGTGGCCGCGTGCAGCCCGGCACACCCAGGCGATGTGCGACAAATCGCCCCGCACCGCTGGCGAGGCCGCGACCGGAGAGTCTTTTGCCTTGTAGGAAAAACCTTCAAAAGACCGCTCAAGTTACCTGCACCTGTCTAGGACAAGCCTTCGACGCAAAAATGCCACCGCGATTGCAACACCCCGAAATGCTTGATTTGAGTAGGCACAGCCTTTGCTGTTAAATAGGCGGCGTGTGGCTGCCGTTCATCTCTGCGGCACGCCACATAGGCTGATATCCGCGCACGTGCTCAACGCCTCCCATTGTTCAGAAGCGAACCGTGCCAGTCAGCTCTTCCTTGTGATCCGTCTTAACGTGAGTTAATCAAAATGTTGAAAATCGTCCACCTGCTAACGGGCGTTGCAGCTTTGCTGCTGTCCTTTATCCCGAGCCTGCAGCCTGAAAGCCTGCCCTACCTGCAACAACACGACGCTCTATACCTGGCCTTGTTCGGCCTTCTCAACCTGACACTGGCACCGGTAATTCCTTACTGGAACAAAGGCACGCGTCATCAACTGCAAAACCTGGTCAGCGCGCTGCTGGTACTGACCGTTGTCGTTCAAACCCTTACCCTGCTGGCACCCATGCCTGAAGTGGGCGGCCACCCGGCCATCCTGCTCAGCCTGGTGATTGCTGTGGTCGCCATCGTTCTTCACCTGGCCATCAGCTTCTACCGTTCGTCCCCAGCGGCCGCGTCGCAAAACTACGACATGACCAACCGGGATACCGGGACCGTCAAGTGGTTCAACACGTCCAAGGGCTTCGGCTTTATTTCCCGCGACTCGGGCGACGATATTTTCGTCCACTTCCGAGCCATTCGTGGTGAAGGCCACCGCGTGCTGGTCGAAGGCCAGCGTGTGGAGTTCTCGGTGATGAACCGCGACAAAGGTCTGCAAGCTGAAGATGTGATCGCAGCCCTGCCGCGTCGCTGATTGCACCTGCTGTAAAAAAAACCGCGATCCGGCGTTGGCCGGATCGCGGTTTTTTATTGCGCGCTCAATCAATAGTGAGGCGGCGGCGCTTCTTCTTCCGAAGTTTCGAACTGGCCGCCCATCTCTTCCTGGCGCTTGAGCAAGGCGATCATCTGCAATTGCAGACGCTCCACCGCTTGCTGCTGGGCGATCAGAATGTCATTGAGGGTTTCGATGGTGTCGTCCTGGAAGGCCAGGCGGCTTTCCAGATCGGTGACGCGATCTTGCAGGTCCATGATTCAGTCCTGGGTAAAAATGAAGTCGGCAGGCAGTAACTCACGCAAGCGGCTGCGGATCGCCGCCACCTGCTCCGTGCTGTAAGGACGCGCCGGATGCTTGCCCCATACCGGCGCCGGCCAGGCGGCGTCATCACGCTTGCGCACGATGACATGCACATGCAACTGACTGACGACATTGCCCAGCGCGCCGATGTTCATCTTGTCGGCCGCCAGCCCTTCGTTCAGCAACTGGGCGAGGGAGGTGGTTTCCTGCCACAACGTATGTTGCGCAGCGACATCGAGTTGAAATACTTCGCTGATACCGTTGATACGCGGTACCAGGATGAACCACGGGTAATTCGAGTCGTTGGACAGCAGCAGGCGACAGAGCGGGAAGTCCCCAATGGCCAATGTGTCTTGTTGCAGGCGTTGATCTAAAGCGAACACGTGGGCACTCCGTTGGGTGGGTCGATTTCAGGTGCCCAGCATAACGCCGAATCCCCAAGGCTTCACGGTGAATGCGGGGTTGGCTTGAGACGAACGTGTTGCACAGACGCACCCTTTCGAGGCAGCTGCACGGTTGAACCACGCTAACTCGGGGGTCTGAGGAATGCACCAAAATGACCCACCCGTGCTTCAAAGGAAGCCGCCGACTACTCACCGGGAGGGTCAATCGGTAACGTTTTGCTCAGGCGCTGGTTTTACAGGCCACCGAACAGAGGTAACACCCGCGCGTCACGCCGTAACCAAACGGCCTGATAAGCCCGTGCTTATGCGGTTTTTACACTGCCGTAACGTTTTTCACGAAAAAATGACATTCGGTTGGCCCTTTGTGCACGCTTGTTGCATTCACCTCGCTATCGTCGGCAACAGCACCTGGTGGACGCAGGGGTTTTGCGATAAGAAACAGTAGCGTTTCAATGTGTACCAGGGATGACTTCAAACTTTAGAGCAAGTCTGAAAAGAACATTGAAGTTGTCAGCCCGGTTACCGTCGGGCTGTGATTTGCGACACGGAGCTCGCAATTTACGACAGCCTCGTAAAGAAGCTGAAAGGATAGTTGGGTAAGTATCGTCAACAGCGCCGGTGTGAGATAACTTTGCGCCGACACAATAAAGAAAGAGCCGCCCAGATAAAAATACAGGTGGGACGGCAGTACTCTTCCTAAAACCAAAGGAGCAAATCACGATGCGCGTGATGAAGTGGAGCATGATCGCCCTGGCTGTTTCAGCAGGCACCTCGCAGTTCGCAATGGCGTCCGCCCAGGACGATTCCAAGGGTTTTGTCGAAGACAGCACGTTCAGCATCAATACTCGCGCTTTGTACTTCAGCCGCGATTTCCGTAACAACCCGTCGGGCCCGGGCACCAAGAGCCGTGCGGAAGAAACCGGCCTGGGCTTCAACGCCTTGTACGAATCGGGCTTCACCCAAGGCACCATTGGTGTCGGTGTTGACGTGATCGGCCTGATGGGCCTCAAGCTCGACAGCGGCAAGGGCCGTGCCGGCACCGGTCTGTTCCCTACCGGTTCCGACGGTCGCTCGCAAGACGACTACTCCAAAGGCGGCGGCGCGGTTAAGTTCCGCATCTCCAACACCGTGCTGAAAATCGGTGACCAGTACACCACAGCGCCTGTGTTCGCCTCTGATGACAGCCGTCTGCTACCGGAGCTGCCACAAGGTATCTCGATCACCAGCAACGAGATCAAGGGCCTGAAGCTCGAAGGCGGTCACTTCACTTCCAGCGTCGCGCAGAACCAGACCTACCACGACAGCCTGGGCCTGACGAAGACTGACTTTGTCGGTGGCGTCTATGCCTTCACCCCTGAGTTCACCGGTAGCCTGTACTACGCGAAGACCGAAGATTACTTCCGCAAGTACTACAGCAACCTGAACTGGACCCACGCCCTGAGCGATGACCAGTCGTTCGCGCTGGACTTCAACATCTATGACACCAAGAGCGACGGTGCCGGCCTGCAGCGCGCAGAGAAAGATGGCGTGACCAAGCTCGACAACCGCGCATTCAGCTTGCAGGGCGCGTACACCATCGGTGCTCACACCTTCACCCTGGCCGCACAGAAGGTCACCGGTGACGGCGACTACGGCTACGGCGTAGACGGCGGCGGCACAGTATTCCTGGCCAACTCCATCGCCCGTTCCGACTTCAACGCCGAAGGCGAGAAGTCCTACCAGGCGCGTTACGACATCAACATGGCGACCTTCGGCATTCCTGGCCTGAGCTTCATGACTCGTTACGTAACCGGTAGCGGCGCCAACACGGCCACCACCAGCAACGGCAAAGAGTGGGAACGCGACATCGAAGCCAAGTACGTCGTACAGAGCGGCCCGGCTAAAAACCTCAGCCTGCGTCTGCGTCAAGCGACCTATCGTTCCGGCGATGGCGTTTACTACGGTTCGCCTTCGATCGACGAATTGCGTCTGATCGCGAACTACCCGCTGAACATCCTGTAACGACGCAAGTCATTACAACGATGACCTAAGGTTTCGACCTTAAATAAAAAGCCGCTCCCCTGTTTACAAGGGAGCGGCTTTTTTATTGCAGTTATATTTCAAACAGCGAAATAACTAGCAAGCTAAGTAACTATATCCAACTCTTGCATTTAACCTGACCTTTCGGCCAACTTAAACGCAACACTGTTTCATGATTTGGCCGGGGCTTCCTGCATCACGCGAATAACGCGCTGCGGGAACGGAATATCAATTCCTGCCGCTTTCAAACGGTCGCGCGCCAGTTCATTGAGCATAAACACAACATCCCAGTAATCCGGGGTATTGGTCCAGCAGCGCAGGGAAACGGTGATGGAGCTATCGCCCAGGGTCGATACGACGGCAGCAGGCGCCGGGTCGGCCAGCACGCGTGGGTCTTTGGCCAGCTCCAGCAACACTTCGCGGGCTTTCTGCAGGTCAGCCTCGTAGTCCACGCCCACGTCAAACACGACCTTGCGGGTCGGCTGGCGGTTGGTGTTGGTGATGATGCCGTTGGACAGGATGCCGTTCGGCACGATCACGGTCTTGTTGTCGCCAGTACGCAGCACCGTGTGGAAGATCTGAATGCTGTCGACGGTACCCGAGGTGCCCTGGGCTTCGATCCAGTCACCGATACGGAACGGACGGAACAACAGAATCAGCACGCCGCCGGCGAAGTTGGCCAGGCTGCCTTGCAAGGCCAGGCCGATCGCCAGGGTCGCAGCACCGATGGCGGCGACGAACGAGGTGGTGGCCACGCCGATCATCGAGGCCACGCTGACGATCAGCATGACTTTCAGCGCAATGTTCGCAAGGCTGGTGATGAAGTGCTGCAGCGCCAGGTCGGCATTACGCACGGCCAGCAAGCGCCCCACCCGGTGAGTAAAGACGTTGATCAGCCACCAACCGATGGCCAGGGTGATAACGGCCAGCAGTACCCGGCTGCCGTATTCCATGATCATCGGGATCCAGGACTGCGAGGTCTTGATCAAGTGATCCACTTCAGCGTTCAAATCCATCTATCTTCTCCTGTTTGCGGATATGCGGCTTCATTGACTGCCTGAAAACGCAAATGAGCCCCGTAGGGCTCAATTGTAGGCATTGTTGCTGCGGCGTGGGACGGCAAAAACCGCCACAGGTTCCGCAAGGTGCCATCAGTCGCGGAAGTTATTGAACTGCAGCGGCATGTCGAACGTCTTGGCGCGCAGGGCCGCGATGGCCTCTTGCAGGTCATCACGCTTTTTGCCGGTGACACGCACCTGTTCACCCTGGATGGCCGCCTGGACTTTCAGCTTGGCATCCTTGATGTGCGCGACGATCTTCTTCGCCAGTTCCTTGTCGATGCCTTCCTTGAGCACGGCTTCCTGCTTCATCAGCTTGCCGGAAGCGTAGGCGTCCTTGACTTCAAGGCACTGCACGTCGATCTTGCGCTTGACCAGAGCCAGCTTGAGGATTTCGATCATCGCTTCCAGCTGGAAATCGGCTTCAGCGGTCAGGTTGACGGTCAGTTCCTTTTCCTTGAATTCGAAGCTGCCCTTGCCTTTCAAGTCATAGCGACGGTCCAGTTCCTTGACGGCGTTCTCGACGGCGTTAGTGACTTCGTGTTTGTCCAGTTCGGATACCACGTCGAACGAAGGCATGTCATTTCTCCAATATAAGGGGCGGGCTCAGTAGAGATGGAGCGCGCCCGAGCTAAAATGCCGGGGCATTATAGCGGTTCTTTCGCCGCGTTCACCGCTGGCAACCCCAAGGAGCACACACTGATGTCGACCACCTGGCATATTCTCGGCGCCGGAAGCCTGGGCACCCTCTGGGCCACGCGACTGGCGCGCGCGGGCGTGCCGGTGCGGCTGATCCTGCGCGATCAGGCGCGGCTGGCCAGTTATGCGGCGGGCCAGGGCCTGACCCTGGTTGAACACGGCATTGCCCGCACCTACCCCGTCGCGGGCGAAACACCCGACAGCCCGGAGCCGATCCATCGCCTGCTGGTCGCGTGCAAGGCCTACGATGCCCAGAACGCTGTGGCACAGGTGCAACACCGCCTGGCGCCGGATGCGGACGTGATCCTGCTGCAAAACGGCCTCGGCAGCCAGGATGCGGTGGCCGCCCAGTTGCCGCACGCGCGTTGCATTTTCGCGTCCAGCACCGAAGGCGCGTTTCGCGATGGCGAATGGCGCGTGGTATTTGCCGGCCATGGCTACACCTGGCTCGGCGATGCGTCTCGGCCGACTGCGCCGCTGTGGCTGGACGACCTGCAGGCCGCCGCCATTGCCCATGAATGGAGCACCGACATCCTCACCCGCCTGTGGCGCAAGCTGGCGCTCAATTGTGCAATCAACCCCCTGACCGTGCTCTACCAGTGCCGCAACGGAGGGCTGCTGGCCCATCAATGTGAAGTCGCAACCCTGTGCGCCGAGTTGACCGAACTGCTGGAATATTGCGGCCAGCCCGCGGCTGCGCAAGATTTGCACAGCGAGGTGCAACGGGTGATCCAGGCCACCGCGGCGAACTATTCCTCCATGTACCAGGACGTCGCCAACGCGCGGCGTACCGAAATCAGCTACCTGCTGGGCTACGCCTGCCAGGCGGCCGCCCGCCATCAACGGGTGCTGCCGCATCTGCAGCAGGTGCAGGCGCGGCTGGTCGAGCAGTTGGTAGCACGCGGATTGCCCAGCGACTGAGGCACGCGCTACCCTGCCGTATGTCTATTGCCTGCGAAAAACCTGATGCCACTGCGCCAGCGTCTTGAAAACCTACCGGTGGGGCAGAAATTGCTGGCCGCCCTGCTGGTACTGCTGACCACCGTGTTGCTGGTGGCCAACCTGACCTTTATCAGCGCCGCCTACTGGATCTCCCAGGAAAGCATGGCGCCCCAGGCCTTGCAGGCCATCGGTCGACTGGTGTCCAACCCTGCGCTGGCAGCCGACGCCCTTCAATCCCCGGCCAAGGCCAACGCGCTGCTCAATGAACTGACCAGCTACGCCCCCTTGCGCGCCGCCGCCCTGTACGACGGCGAAGGCAATCGCCTGGCGCAGATGCAACACGGCGACCGCCTGCACCTGCCCGACAACTACCGGCATATCGAGGCCTGGCGCCTCACCGAGTTTCGCAGTAATCAGGTCATCACCCTGCCCCGCGCCGGTCAACCTTCAGGGCATTTGCTGCTGGTGGCCAGCAGCGAGCTACCGGTGGCGTTCTACACCGGCACCCTGACCGCAAGCCTGGGCATCCTGATTTTCAGCGTGTTGCTGTGGCTGGTGATTGCCCGGCAGATCAAACGCCTGATCACGCGACCCATCCATGAACTCGAAGAACTGTCCCGCCAGGTCACCCGCGAAGAGAACTACGCCCTGCGCGCAGGCCCCGGGAACCACGATGAAATCGGCAGCCTGGCGGAAGCCTTCAACACCATGTTGTCGCGCATTGAAGCCCGCGAGCAGCAGCTCAAACGCGCGCGGGACGATTCCCAGGCCGCCTACGACCAGGCCCAGGGCCTGGCCGAAGAAACCCGCCACACCAACCGCAAGCTGGAACTGGAAGTCCAGGTGCGCAGCAAGATCGAGAAAAAGCTCACGGGTTTCCAGAACTACCTGAACAGCATTATCGACTCGATGCCTTCAGCGCTGATCGCCCTGGATGAACAGCTCTACGTCACCCAGTGGAATCAGGAAGCCACCGCGCTTTCCGGTACGCGCCTGGACGAAGCCCTCAACCAACCGATCTTCCTCGCGTTTCAACCGCTCAAACCGTACCTGCCGCAGATCAAGGCCACGGTGGAACAGCACACCGTGGAGCGCATCGAGCGCGTCACCTGGGTCAAGGACGACGAGCCAAAGCATTACGCCCTGACGTTCTACCCCTTGATGGGCGGTGCCGGGCGCGGCGTGGTGATCCGCATCGACGACATCACCCAGCGCCTGTCCCTGGAAGAAATGATGGTGCAATCGGAAAAGATGCTGTCGGTCGGCGGCCTGGCTGCCGGCATGGCCCACGAGATCAACAACCCGCTGGGTGCGATCCTGCACAACGTGCAGAACATCCGACGCCGCCTGTCACCCGACCTGCCCAAAAACTTGGAGCACGCCGAACAGGCCGGCATCGAGCTGGACCTGGTCAATCGTTACCTGCAAAGCCGCGAAGTTCCGCAGTTGCTGGACGGAATTCAACAGGCCGGTGCGCGCGCAGCGAAGATCGTCACGCACATGCTCAGCTTCAGCCGGCGCAGCAACCGGCAAATGGCGCCGTGCGACTTGCCGGCCCTGATCGACCAGGCCGTGGAGATCGCCGGCAACGATTTCGACCTGGCCATCGGTTTTGACTTCAAGGGCCAGGCGATCATCCGTCAGTTCGATCCGCAACTGGGGCCAGTCCCCGGCACAGCCAACGAACTGGAGCAGGTGCTCCTCAACCTGCTGAAAAATGCCGCCCAAGCGATTCACCTGCGCGAAGGCGACAGCGAACCTGGGCGCATTATCCTGCGCACCCGCCTCAACCCGCCGTGGGCCGAAATCCAGGTGGAAGACAACGGCATCGGCATGAGCGAAAACGTGCGTAAACGCACCTTCGAGCCGTTCTTCACCACCAAGGAAATAGGCCAGGGCACTGGGCTTGGGCTGTCGGTGTCGTATTTCATCATTACCAATAACCACAAGGGCCAGATGGAAGTGCATTCCACCCTGGGCCAAGGCACGTGTTTCACCTTGCGCCTGCCGCTGGCCGGCAGCCAACTGTCCCCCGCAGAACTCACCCAACTGGAGCAATGACCATGGGCTTTCGCCTGTCGAAGATCTACACCCGCACCGGTGACCAGGGCGAAACCGGCCTCGGCGACGGTCGCCGCGTGCCCAAGGATCACCCACGGGTGGAGGCCATTGGCGAAGTGGACACGCTGAACAGTCAGCTTGGATTGCTGCTGGCAAACCTTGAAGAACAAAGCGGCA
This region of Pseudomonas sp. MUP55 genomic DNA includes:
- a CDS encoding cold-shock protein, coding for MLKIVHLLTGVAALLLSFIPSLQPESLPYLQQHDALYLALFGLLNLTLAPVIPYWNKGTRHQLQNLVSALLVLTVVVQTLTLLAPMPEVGGHPAILLSLVIAVVAIVLHLAISFYRSSPAAASQNYDMTNRDTGTVKWFNTSKGFGFISRDSGDDIFVHFRAIRGEGHRVLVEGQRVEFSVMNRDKGLQAEDVIAALPRR
- a CDS encoding SlyX family protein, producing the protein MDLQDRVTDLESRLAFQDDTIETLNDILIAQQQAVERLQLQMIALLKRQEEMGGQFETSEEEAPPPHY
- a CDS encoding HIT domain-containing protein; the protein is MFALDQRLQQDTLAIGDFPLCRLLLSNDSNYPWFILVPRINGISEVFQLDVAAQHTLWQETTSLAQLLNEGLAADKMNIGALGNVVSQLHVHVIVRKRDDAAWPAPVWGKHPARPYSTEQVAAIRSRLRELLPADFIFTQD
- a CDS encoding OprD family porin produces the protein MRVMKWSMIALAVSAGTSQFAMASAQDDSKGFVEDSTFSINTRALYFSRDFRNNPSGPGTKSRAEETGLGFNALYESGFTQGTIGVGVDVIGLMGLKLDSGKGRAGTGLFPTGSDGRSQDDYSKGGGAVKFRISNTVLKIGDQYTTAPVFASDDSRLLPELPQGISITSNEIKGLKLEGGHFTSSVAQNQTYHDSLGLTKTDFVGGVYAFTPEFTGSLYYAKTEDYFRKYYSNLNWTHALSDDQSFALDFNIYDTKSDGAGLQRAEKDGVTKLDNRAFSLQGAYTIGAHTFTLAAQKVTGDGDYGYGVDGGGTVFLANSIARSDFNAEGEKSYQARYDINMATFGIPGLSFMTRYVTGSGANTATTSNGKEWERDIEAKYVVQSGPAKNLSLRLRQATYRSGDGVYYGSPSIDELRLIANYPLNIL
- a CDS encoding mechanosensitive ion channel family protein, with protein sequence MDLNAEVDHLIKTSQSWIPMIMEYGSRVLLAVITLAIGWWLINVFTHRVGRLLAVRNADLALQHFITSLANIALKVMLIVSVASMIGVATTSFVAAIGAATLAIGLALQGSLANFAGGVLILLFRPFRIGDWIEAQGTSGTVDSIQIFHTVLRTGDNKTVIVPNGILSNGIITNTNRQPTRKVVFDVGVDYEADLQKAREVLLELAKDPRVLADPAPAAVVSTLGDSSITVSLRCWTNTPDYWDVVFMLNELARDRLKAAGIDIPFPQRVIRVMQEAPAKS
- a CDS encoding YajQ family cyclic di-GMP-binding protein, with the translated sequence MPSFDVVSELDKHEVTNAVENAVKELDRRYDLKGKGSFEFKEKELTVNLTAEADFQLEAMIEILKLALVKRKIDVQCLEVKDAYASGKLMKQEAVLKEGIDKELAKKIVAHIKDAKLKVQAAIQGEQVRVTGKKRDDLQEAIAALRAKTFDMPLQFNNFRD
- a CDS encoding putative 2-dehydropantoate 2-reductase; the protein is MSTTWHILGAGSLGTLWATRLARAGVPVRLILRDQARLASYAAGQGLTLVEHGIARTYPVAGETPDSPEPIHRLLVACKAYDAQNAVAQVQHRLAPDADVILLQNGLGSQDAVAAQLPHARCIFASSTEGAFRDGEWRVVFAGHGYTWLGDASRPTAPLWLDDLQAAAIAHEWSTDILTRLWRKLALNCAINPLTVLYQCRNGGLLAHQCEVATLCAELTELLEYCGQPAAAQDLHSEVQRVIQATAANYSSMYQDVANARRTEISYLLGYACQAAARHQRVLPHLQQVQARLVEQLVARGLPSD